From Neobacillus sp. PS2-9, the proteins below share one genomic window:
- a CDS encoding MerR family transcriptional regulator yields MEKFTINQISNFTGLSVHTLRYYEKIGLLNRVDRDANGYRQYTESDISWINFLIRLRVTGMPISEMKQFSDLRSQGDSTISLRRELLENHQKNVLEQIKDLQNNLFKIEEKINYYKGLK; encoded by the coding sequence ATGGAAAAATTTACAATTAATCAAATTTCAAATTTTACAGGACTATCCGTGCACACGTTGCGTTATTACGAAAAAATTGGCCTACTTAATAGAGTAGACCGAGATGCAAATGGCTATCGTCAATATACGGAGTCAGATATTTCTTGGATAAATTTTTTAATTCGTTTACGAGTAACGGGTATGCCGATTTCTGAAATGAAACAGTTTTCTGATCTGCGAAGCCAAGGAGATTCTACAATAAGTTTGCGTCGTGAATTATTAGAAAATCATCAAAAAAATGTACTGGAACAAATAAAAGACTTACAAAATAACCTTTTCAAGATTGAAGAAAAAATCAATTATTATAAGGGATTGAAGTAA
- a CDS encoding YjdJ family protein has protein sequence MFLLFQIGLASIFLLFSTIASWYEGSAIVENTWEWKYSTPFSQLLYGQVQNSSDISQLDYFIYAVKFQPTFPVIMVISCLYLMILIGFHFFKKQYKWFTCYLSFLGGGLFFLSYFIFTSPTIGGKVLFLALLLSGLFCILLAALTYFHILNRHTKEITN, from the coding sequence ATGTTTTTGCTTTTTCAAATTGGGTTAGCCTCTATTTTCCTTTTGTTTTCTACGATTGCTTCTTGGTATGAAGGTAGTGCAATAGTAGAAAACACTTGGGAATGGAAGTATTCAACACCATTTTCTCAATTGTTATATGGACAAGTACAAAATAGTAGCGATATATCACAACTTGACTACTTTATTTATGCGGTTAAATTTCAACCTACTTTTCCCGTCATTATGGTCATAAGCTGTTTATATTTGATGATTTTAATAGGATTCCATTTCTTTAAGAAGCAGTACAAATGGTTTACTTGTTATCTGTCTTTTTTAGGTGGTGGTTTATTTTTCCTAAGTTATTTTATTTTTACTTCGCCTACGATAGGTGGTAAAGTTTTGTTCCTTGCTTTGTTATTAAGTGGTTTGTTTTGTATTTTACTGGCAGCACTAACTTATTTTCATATTTTAAATCGACATACAAAGGAAATTACAAACTAA
- a CDS encoding HIT family protein, with protein sequence MIKEGTKPYYVAELETGYVVIGDHQFFKGFTLFLCKQHKTELHFLDEDFKKNYLFEMSKVADAVYHAFNVEKLNYELLGNGDTHMHWHLFPRRENDAPVKGPVWWVDRNLMYAEEVRPSEDELEKMKSKLYIELEKLTLIKSNVRD encoded by the coding sequence ATGATTAAGGAAGGAACAAAACCCTATTATGTAGCAGAGTTAGAAACAGGATACGTCGTAATTGGTGATCATCAGTTTTTTAAGGGCTTCACTTTGTTTCTTTGTAAACAGCATAAGACAGAACTTCATTTTTTGGATGAGGATTTTAAAAAAAATTATTTGTTTGAAATGAGCAAGGTTGCAGATGCCGTTTATCATGCCTTTAATGTTGAAAAGTTAAATTATGAGCTACTTGGGAACGGTGACACCCATATGCATTGGCATCTATTTCCACGTAGAGAAAATGATGCTCCAGTAAAAGGGCCCGTTTGGTGGGTAGATAGGAATTTAATGTATGCAGAAGAGGTAAGGCCTAGTGAGGATGAATTAGAAAAAATGAAATCTAAACTATACATTGAGCTAGAGAAACTAACTCTAATAAAAAGTAATGTTAGAGATTAA
- the thrS gene encoding threonine--tRNA ligase, translated as MSNQLEAEKRNHRKLGQELELFTSMDEAQGMPFFLPNGMVIRNELENLWRKKHKRAGYQEIKTPIMLKQELWEQSGHWNHYHENMYFSNVDDQNYAIKPMNCPGAILIFNSKRRSYRELPIRFAELGLVHRHELSGSLNGLLRVRSFTQDDAHLFVRVDQIESEIDKVLQLVDEFYSHFGFEYKVELSTRPEEYMGSEEIWDEAELALESVLKSKGVNFQINPGDGAFYGPKIDFHILDSLGRSWQCGTVQLDFQMPQKFNCSYVGEDNKLHPPVLIHRAIYGSVERFMAILIEHFAGEFPLWLAPVQAKIIPISDSHAVFANEVKSQLESAGLRVEVDYRAEKMGLKIREAEKQKIPYMLVIGDKEMENQSLALRKRQEGNLGVMSVQETIERFVNEINCSR; from the coding sequence ATGTCTAATCAACTGGAAGCTGAAAAAAGAAATCATCGAAAGCTAGGTCAAGAGTTAGAACTATTCACTTCGATGGATGAGGCTCAAGGAATGCCTTTTTTCTTACCAAATGGAATGGTGATTCGGAATGAACTTGAAAATTTATGGAGAAAGAAACACAAAAGGGCAGGCTATCAAGAAATTAAAACACCTATTATGTTGAAACAGGAACTTTGGGAACAATCAGGCCATTGGAATCATTATCACGAAAATATGTATTTTTCCAATGTGGATGATCAAAATTATGCCATTAAGCCAATGAATTGTCCTGGTGCTATATTAATTTTCAACAGCAAACGAAGAAGCTATCGAGAATTACCGATCCGTTTTGCAGAACTTGGATTAGTTCACAGACATGAACTTTCGGGTTCTTTAAATGGACTTTTAAGAGTACGTTCCTTTACTCAAGACGATGCACATTTATTTGTTCGAGTTGATCAGATTGAGTCCGAAATTGATAAAGTTCTTCAGCTAGTAGATGAGTTCTACTCCCACTTTGGTTTTGAATATAAGGTAGAGCTTTCTACGAGACCAGAAGAGTACATGGGATCCGAAGAAATCTGGGATGAAGCTGAATTAGCGTTGGAATCTGTTTTGAAGAGTAAAGGAGTTAATTTCCAGATTAATCCTGGTGATGGAGCATTTTATGGTCCGAAAATAGATTTTCATATTTTAGATTCACTAGGAAGAAGCTGGCAATGTGGTACAGTCCAATTGGATTTTCAAATGCCTCAAAAGTTTAATTGTTCTTATGTAGGTGAAGATAATAAACTTCATCCTCCCGTTTTGATTCATAGAGCCATCTATGGTTCCGTAGAGCGTTTTATGGCAATCTTAATTGAACATTTTGCTGGGGAGTTTCCACTTTGGCTGGCACCTGTTCAAGCAAAAATAATACCTATTTCTGATTCCCATGCAGTTTTTGCAAATGAAGTGAAATCCCAATTGGAATCAGCAGGATTGCGCGTGGAAGTCGATTATAGGGCTGAGAAGATGGGATTGAAGATTAGAGAAGCTGAAAAACAGAAGATTCCTTACATGCTTGTTATCGGTGATAAAGAGATGGAGAACCAATCCTTGGCGTTAAGAAAACGACAAGAGGGAAACCTTGGTGTGATGAGTGTACAAGAAACAATTGAACGGTTCGTTAATGAAATTAACTGTAGTAGATAA
- a CDS encoding class I SAM-dependent methyltransferase translates to MENNVFEQMAKRYDTEERMELAKVIVKEVRPELKNSKSKSLIDYGSGTGLVSLELSDLVDSILLVDSSEQMLEVAKAKISHKRMTNANVLYSDFTQGTPELKADIVLMSLVLLHIPDTNKILRELFNILNDGGKLIIVDFDKNDKIHHPKVHNGFSHEELKKSLSEVGFTSIEMKIFYHGNRIFMNQDASMFISSSIK, encoded by the coding sequence ATGGAGAATAACGTGTTTGAACAGATGGCAAAAAGATATGATACCGAAGAAAGAATGGAATTAGCTAAAGTGATAGTGAAGGAAGTAAGACCTGAATTAAAAAATAGCAAATCAAAATCTTTAATTGATTATGGAAGTGGAACTGGTCTAGTTAGTTTGGAATTATCAGATTTAGTAGATTCCATTTTGTTGGTGGATTCATCTGAACAAATGTTGGAGGTTGCGAAAGCGAAAATTTCTCACAAGAGAATGACCAACGCAAACGTGCTTTATTCAGATTTCACTCAAGGAACGCCTGAACTAAAGGCAGACATCGTGTTAATGTCGCTTGTCCTTCTTCACATTCCGGATACAAATAAAATTTTACGAGAACTGTTCAACATTTTAAATGATGGTGGCAAGCTAATTATTGTCGATTTTGACAAAAACGATAAAATACATCATCCGAAAGTTCATAACGGTTTTTCGCATGAGGAACTGAAAAAAAGCTTATCTGAAGTTGGATTTACATCAATCGAAATGAAGATATTCTATCATGGTAATCGGATATTCATG
- a CDS encoding CPBP family intramembrane glutamic endopeptidase → MKRKEIIMTKESKWKTLVTPLTLDIYSRNDILAGLGITTFAMFGIFLVSKICGLLDITNFDLNLQTLVYYTGLIFISAGYEELVFRCILLTILVKLFKKPWFAILITSIYFGYVHYDNDHATLLSAFSNGLGGVMYGLAFIYTRKIWFPWALHFAWNYVQAPILGFPVSGFKVEGILKLNLLDHSWLSGGLYGPEGGIVGISFRFVVIMLIVIWIRTTRVNKKESANYLQVSS, encoded by the coding sequence ATGAAACGTAAGGAGATTATTATGACTAAAGAGAGTAAATGGAAAACACTAGTTACGCCGTTAACCCTTGATATATATTCAAGGAATGATATTTTGGCAGGGCTAGGAATCACGACTTTTGCGATGTTCGGTATATTTTTAGTAAGTAAAATTTGTGGACTATTAGACATAACAAATTTCGACTTAAATCTACAAACCTTGGTTTATTATACAGGACTTATTTTTATATCAGCAGGATATGAAGAATTAGTGTTCAGATGTATCCTTTTGACTATTCTCGTTAAGTTATTCAAAAAACCATGGTTTGCAATACTTATTACATCAATCTACTTTGGCTATGTGCATTATGATAATGACCATGCAACACTATTATCTGCATTTAGCAATGGACTAGGTGGGGTTATGTATGGGTTAGCATTTATCTATACACGAAAAATTTGGTTCCCTTGGGCACTCCATTTCGCCTGGAATTATGTTCAAGCACCCATATTAGGATTTCCTGTTAGTGGTTTTAAGGTAGAAGGAATATTAAAGTTAAACCTACTGGATCACTCATGGCTATCTGGCGGATTATATGGCCCAGAAGGAGGGATTGTAGGGATTTCCTTTCGGTTTGTAGTTATAATGCTTATTGTGATATGGATTAGAACAACTCGTGTTAATAAAAAGGAGAGTGCCAATTATCTGCAGGTTAGCAGTTGA
- a CDS encoding TetR/AcrR family transcriptional regulator, translating to MRREKNKEFTRNLLIKSAMELFKKQEYQKTTIEEITKAAGVSKPTFFAYFKSKEQILYEFDQQQLKTFEVTMKSQVNNHNNLLINLRKAIVYMAANLHTSSMITQNMMHLLTINEDYKRLLSDTFVMFQAVTKEIIDYGQHHKIVTMDITSEEIATDIVNIYLGSLVNWVISNGSESLVCRMGDTLDHFLSAITIKN from the coding sequence GTGAGAAGAGAGAAAAATAAGGAATTTACGAGAAATTTACTGATCAAAAGTGCAATGGAGCTATTTAAGAAGCAGGAATACCAAAAAACAACAATTGAAGAGATCACGAAAGCGGCAGGCGTTAGCAAGCCCACCTTTTTTGCCTATTTTAAATCCAAAGAACAAATCTTATATGAATTTGATCAGCAGCAACTAAAGACATTCGAAGTTACGATGAAAAGCCAGGTAAACAACCATAACAATCTGCTCATCAACTTAAGGAAGGCAATCGTCTATATGGCAGCCAATCTTCATACTAGTTCCATGATCACGCAAAATATGATGCACTTATTAACAATCAATGAGGACTATAAAAGGTTACTTTCTGACACGTTCGTTATGTTTCAGGCGGTCACGAAAGAAATAATTGATTACGGTCAGCACCACAAGATAGTTACCATGGATATTACATCTGAGGAGATTGCAACTGATATCGTAAATATTTATCTAGGTTCGTTGGTCAATTGGGTTATATCAAATGGATCCGAATCACTTGTGTGTCGTATGGGTGATACCCTGGATCATTTTTTGAGTGCTATCACCATAAAAAATTAA
- a CDS encoding VOC family protein: MIKGLYEAHLPIKNLELSIQFYRKLGLGLAWRNEGNAFFWIEEGKSWLGLWEGKEYQTLYHPSLRHIAFRVTYMDLKKSIKWLESIQVEAVPFGSRTSIEPFVRPNQGNASVYFDDPDGNSLELMCYVEVPNELKHITEKLSLEEWEELTGTVREANSNKK; encoded by the coding sequence ATGATAAAGGGATTATATGAAGCACACTTACCTATAAAAAACTTAGAATTGTCAATTCAGTTTTATCGAAAATTAGGTTTGGGGTTAGCTTGGCGTAATGAAGGTAATGCTTTCTTTTGGATAGAAGAAGGTAAAAGTTGGTTAGGATTGTGGGAAGGAAAAGAGTACCAAACTCTTTACCACCCTTCTTTAAGACATATTGCTTTTCGAGTAACTTATATGGATTTAAAAAAGTCTATAAAATGGCTCGAATCCATACAAGTTGAAGCTGTTCCATTTGGAAGTCGAACATCGATTGAGCCTTTCGTAAGACCGAATCAAGGAAATGCTTCGGTTTACTTTGATGACCCAGATGGTAATAGTTTAGAATTGATGTGTTATGTCGAAGTTCCTAATGAATTAAAACATATTACGGAAAAGTTGTCCCTAGAAGAGTGGGAAGAACTCACAGGGACGGTTAGAGAAGCTAACTCTAATAAAAAGTAA
- a CDS encoding carboxymuconolactone decarboxylase family protein, whose translation MSNERYQRGWEKLMEIDGEGGERVIESLKAVAPDLGKYVVEFAFGDIYSRKALDLKQRQLVTIASLTTQGGCEPQLNVHINAALNVGLTPNEVIEAITHCVPYTGFPRVLNAIFVAKQIFEERNLKVTN comes from the coding sequence ATGTCAAATGAACGATACCAGAGAGGTTGGGAAAAGCTTATGGAAATAGACGGAGAAGGAGGCGAACGAGTCATTGAATCATTAAAGGCTGTTGCCCCCGACCTCGGTAAATATGTTGTGGAGTTTGCCTTTGGAGACATATATTCCCGAAAGGCATTAGACCTAAAACAACGTCAACTCGTAACAATTGCTTCACTTACTACTCAAGGAGGATGTGAACCACAACTTAATGTCCATATCAATGCTGCCCTTAACGTAGGCCTAACACCTAATGAGGTGATTGAGGCAATTACTCACTGTGTCCCGTACACAGGTTTTCCCAGAGTGCTTAACGCTATTTTTGTAGCTAAACAAATTTTTGAAGAACGTAATTTGAAGGTAACTAATTAA
- a CDS encoding VOC family protein, whose protein sequence is MEKVTPFLMFQEGKAEEAMNHYISIIEDSEITSIVRYGANESGDEGTVMQATFSLKGQEFMCIDSNLKHHFSFTPSFSIFVTCDTEEEINKLYQKLIEGGQALMPIGNYGFSQRFGWLNDRFGVSWQLNLPS, encoded by the coding sequence ATGGAAAAAGTTACACCATTCTTAATGTTTCAAGAAGGTAAAGCAGAAGAAGCGATGAATCATTACATATCAATTATTGAGGATTCAGAAATTACAAGTATTGTTCGTTATGGAGCGAATGAATCTGGAGACGAAGGGACTGTCATGCAGGCTACCTTTTCCTTAAAAGGTCAAGAATTTATGTGCATTGACAGTAATTTGAAGCATCATTTTTCATTTACTCCTTCATTCTCCATTTTTGTTACTTGTGATACGGAGGAAGAAATTAATAAACTTTACCAGAAACTTATCGAGGGTGGACAAGCTCTTATGCCAATTGGTAATTATGGTTTTAGTCAGAGATTTGGTTGGCTAAATGATCGGTTTGGAGTCTCGTGGCAACTCAATCTTCCATCGTGA